Genomic window (Prosthecochloris aestuarii DSM 271):
GAGGAGTACCGGGATAGACCGCCATGTCAGCCCTCAGAGGATAACTGAGATCGAAAAGAGAAGGCGACATGGCGGAAACGCTCTTCATATCACCGGATATCACTGAAATACTTCATAAACTGAACGCGCTCGTATGCTGCGGGATTTCCTGCATTGTGCAGGCTCATCCGTCCTATGACCTGCGTCAGATCAGCAAAACCGTGGCGCTGCATGTAGCCTTCAAGCTCTTCAAGCATAGCAGCGATAACCCCCGGCCCCTGGCGATAGAGTACGGAAGCAATCTGTCCGGCCTTTGCTCCGGCAAGAAGCTGCTTGATCAGGGCCGAACTATCATGAATACCGGTAGAAGCGGCAATATCGCACGACACCATTGAAGAGAGCATGGCCACCCAGCGAAGGGAGAGATAAAGATCCTCGGGAGAACTGAAAACATTTGAGCTTGTAATCTCAAACGTATCAATATCGATATCAGGCGAGAAAAAACGGTTAAAGAGAACAAGACCTCCGATACCGCTCGAAGCGAGCCGGGTAGCCATGTTTGCCAGACCGGAAAAGTAGTAACTGATCTTTGCCGATACCGCAATACTCACATCTTCCTGAATCCTCTTGAGAATATCGAAATAGACCGCCTCATTCTGCACGCTCTGTTTACGCGGATCGGAAGGAAGCATAAAAAGATTGAGCTCCAGAGCGTCTGCGCCCGCGCGCTGGATCTGGCTGGCAAATTTGGTCCACTCTGAAGAAGAAACACAGTTCAGACTGGCAATGACAGGGATATCGACCGCGGCCTTGCAATCGGCAACGAGGTCGAGATACTTCTGCAAATCATTTCCACGGGTATAATCACGAATATAGTCTTCTGCCTCGGCGTAATAGTACATCTGTTCATTTGCCCCGATAGCATATTCCGATTCATTGCGAATCTGTTCTTCAAAGAGCGATTTCAGAACCACAGCACCCGCTCCTGCAGAAGCAAGCGCTGTAACCTTTTCTACGGAATCAGTCATGCCCGAGCTTGCCGCAATAACAGGATTGCGAAGCTTCAGACCCATGTATGTTGTTGATAGATCAGCCATAAAATCACTCCAGAAAACCGAATGTGGACAAAAATTGAAAAAAAATGAACGCCGGATGCTTCCATCCGGACGTCATAGAGAGAAAATACGAAACTCTGTGAAGAAAAGCATCCGAAGCATCGAAGCAGGGGATGCCGAAATACCGTCATCACTCCTTATCGGGGAGCTCCTTTCTTCCAAGTCTCACCACAACCTCGCTCAGGCTGTCACGAATCTCGGATGTATTGCCGGCAGTCGGGATCACGATTCCGGAATGCTTGTCCGAAACAGAACCGAAACCTACTTTGAGACGGATCTCGCTTTCGCGGATATCAAGGCCCTTCATGTTTGATTTCAGATCGCCATAAAAAGTATCGAGCATGCTCGATACCCGTTCAGGCGGAATAAAGGCGATCTTTCCGGAATGCTCGATCTGACTCTGCAGCGATTCGTTCTCGGACTTGAGACCTTCAATCTGCCTGCGAAGCGCAAGCAGACCGGCTTCTGCTTTTGCGTCAGCCTCCTGCAAGGCTTTTTTCATCCGAAGGTCCGCCTCGCTGACAGCTCGTTCCATAGACTTCATCGTCTCGTCCCTGCTCTCGAGTTCTTCGTTGATCTCCCTGTTGAGCGCGATCAGTTCTCCGATCCTGCTGTCCAGCTTGTCGGCTTCGGTCGTCTTCAGCTGTTCCTCGCGAAGCCGGTCTTCCAGCTCATCAACGCTATCGAGCTTTGCCCTGCACTCCGAAAGAAGAGCGGCAAACACCTTGATAACAGCGGTCGGCTCAGGGGGCGTATCGCGAAAAACCGGATTGGACTGCCTGAGCTTTTCATGCAACACGGCAAATGCCTGATCCTTTTGCTTGTATGCAGCTATCACCTGCTCATCATTCTGGCGCGCCGTCTGGCATTGCTTAACGGCAAGCTTCAGCGCATCGCGCTCTTTCTGCCAGGCCTCGGTTTTAGCGGCAAGACCGCTTTTCGAGAGATCCAGCTCCTTCCTGGCATCTCTGAGCGAAGCATCGAGAGAGGTCCGTTCGGCAAGCGCCTTGACCTGATCGGCCTGATAGCGCTTGATTTCCATATCACGCTCTTTACGAAAGGCGGTAAATGCCTCTTCAAGACTGCTCTTCTGACGTTCAAGCTGCTGAATGGATGTCTGCTGTTCACGCAGTTTTTCCTCGAACTCGCGCTGATTATCGGAAACCGTGCCGATTGCTTCAAGCTGATGCTTCAAGGATGTTATCTCACGCTCCTTAAGAGCGAGTTCTTCAGTCGAACGAGCGCGCTCCTCCTGGATGACGGTCAGTCGCTGATCAGCTTTTTTCAACTCGGTTTCCCTGGTCGTGAGCTGCTTTTTCAGTGCGGTATTCTCCCGTTTCAGCTTTGTCAATAAAAGCCTGTCGGAAGGGTTAAGCGATGGGTTCTGAGGCATGTCGATAAACCTTTATTATTTCTTCTTGTCCTCGATATTGAGTACCCGGACAACCCTGCTCCTGTCGTCAGTCACCTTGACTGTCCACAAGTCGAGCTCTTTAACGTAGTCCGCGTTCATGTCGAGCGTCCCGAGGATATCCTGCAGTCTCGTGAGATCCTTTCGGCTGGAGACTTCACGAAGAACCTCGTCCCTGGTCTTCTGAGGGGTATTGGATACCGCACCTTCGCTCCTTGCGGCAACATAGCGGATGGTAACCGTCGAAAGCGCATCCGGCTGAACACCTCCCTTGACTGATGAAGCCGATGAAACCGGTTCAAGAGCAAGCCGGCCTTTATTCATTCGCATACTGGTTTTGATCGTCAGTTCAGCTTCCGAAATCATCATAGCCGACTGCATCCCTTCAGGCAGCCCTATCCCTTTCTGCGCCGCACCAAAAGAATTGGACGCAGCGTCGATAAAATCGTCAAATACTATCTCCTGTTCACTCATCGCTTGATTCCTGTTTAAAAATAGTGGCAACAGAGGCCGGAGTCAAAGCTTCCAGCGCCTGAGACCTGTTGGCGGGCCTCTTCTGCCGGGTCAGGCATTATCTTCAGTCCGCATCGGTCGTACGAACCGGTTCAAGGCGAAGCGGCATCGGAACCGGTACAAGCGTGGCGGTAACTTTCGAGCTGACACTCACATCCCTGTTCAGCTTACGCTCAAAACGGATTCCCGCCGTATCGGCAAGAAGAGCCATACGACCGGACTTAATACCTTTTTCGTTCAGTTCTTCACTGATTTTGAGATCCATCTGGATCTCGATCACGGTCTGTGAAAACTGATAGAAGGTCGGCATAACGCCGATATCAAGCAGCGATACCTTCCGGGGTTTAGCCTGACTGTATTTCACGTTCCCGTCACTGTCGATCGTTTCCGTGATCGACGCAATGACCTCCACCTGCTGACCGGCCAGTTCAGTCACAAGATTGGCTGAAGCCCGGTCAAGCGCAGTCTGGGCATCAGCGACACTCTCGGCAACCAGCCTGATCACGTCGGCAAGCGAGGCATCCTGAGTTTCCTGCTTTCTCACCGATGGAGAAAGCAGGGAATCACGAAAAACCTGTGGTTTTATTGTGCCTGTAGGCATCAGTATTGTCCTCCTGTCAAGTTACGTGGTTGGCGCCGGACGGTTATCGACAACAGTAAGCACCGGCTCAAGGCGCGCCGGAGGAGGAACCGGCACCATTTTCGTCATAAGCCGACTGGTCCCGTGCACTTCCTTTCCAAATTTACGATTATGAGAAACATCCGTTTTAACCGAAGCCCCCCAGCAGCCAAACCCGACTTTGGCCTTTGCGCTGACTTTAATGTTTGTTTCCGTGGAGGTAGTGGTTTTGATATCCATCGTCACCTCGATCGTTGCCTCGGAAAACTGATAGAACGTCGGCATAAGACCAACCTGAAGCAGCGAAACCTCGACAGGATCAGCCTGGGTAAAGGTGACCTCTCCGTCAGCACCGATTGTCTGAGTAATACCAAGCACGATAGGCACGGTGGTATCGGCGAGCTGTTTGGCCGTCTCCACGGAGTTTTCATCGAGTGCCCGCTGAGCTTCAGCAATACCAAGACCAAGCTTGGTGACCATCTCCGGTAGCGGGACATCCAGTAACTCTCTTCCTACACTTGCCATAAGAATTTCTCCTGTGATTTATGGTTCCGGCCGGGATGACTGGAGACCGTTGCGTTATATAAAATAGTCCTATGAGAGAATAACGATCATAAAACGACGACAATAAAAAAGACGAAACAGCAATGAATCAGCCACCGAGATCAGGAATCTCCTTGACACCAAGCGACGTGAGAAACGCTTTATAACGGTTCAGATCCATATTGACCCCTCCGACCGAACGGATACCGGGCTCTTTCTGCAGGGCAAGAGCGTTGGTCAGTGAAAGACGGGCAATCACCGATGTGCGACTGGTCAGTCTCATGACGACCGTGCCGTCATACGCACTGATTAACGGAACAGGATCATGGCGCTCGGCAATCACCATAAACAGACCGGGGGCATGTTGCCCGAACTCAACTTTTGCGCCGAACCGCTCAAAAACGTCTGATTGCATGGGGAGAAGAGAAAGATTATGCGATCCAAATGCTCTCTTAAAGAATAATACTTTGTTTTTACAAACACAAAAAAAAAGCCCTTCAGGGAAGGAGAAACTTCACTCCTTGGCGACAGGGCTCAACCCGCAAAGATCCATCATCTTCTTGGCGAGTTCGGTATTATCATAGCTTCCTCCAAAGCGTTCCTGTCCCCGGCCAAGCGCAAAAACCGGAACAGGAACCGAGGTATGGTGACCGGTTGTCCAGCCAATCCCGGCCTTACGGTTGAGAAGCGCACCCGCAGAAGAAGTAAAAGGATCGCTACGTCCGTAGGTATTGAGTTCTTCACTGCTCGTCATGCACGCCTGGTAGGCCTTTGCCAGATCGATGCTGTCCGGGGGCGAAAGTGCGAGCAGGGGATCCAGATCAATGTTGCCAAGACCGAAATACACCCTGAGACTGTCCATCGCCATGGGAAACGATACCCTGCCGCTCCCTGACCATGCTCTGACTTTCGCTGAAAACCGCTCGAGCGAAAGCTGCTGATAGTCGAGCAAAGAGGGCCGACCGCTATAGCGGACCTGATTGTTGCCGAGGGCAAGACCGCCGCATTCATGGTCTGCGGTCACAATAATCAGGGTCTCATCCGGATGGCTCCGGTAAAACGCCAGCGCTTCACCGATAGCGCGGTCAAACGCCTTAACCTCTCTCGACACGGTTGCTCCGTCATTGGCATGGCATGCCCAGTCGATTTTGCCACCCTCGACCATCAGAAAAAAACCCCGGTGATGATCAAGCAGCCGGATACCGTAGCGGGTAAAAAAGGCCAGATCAGCGTCTTCCTCATTGCGGTCAATCTCATACGCCAGCGCGCCTTTCGAGTCAACCGCCCCGACCGCCCAGCATCGCGATCCGGGCAAGGCAGCCTCGATAGCCTCTTTTCCGGCGGCAATCGTGTAGCCCTTCTGCAACATGAGACGGCGAAGCTCATCGTCAAGCGTGTCGTCACGTAACGCCGACAGGGCGTAGCCGCCGCCGAAGTAATCGAAACCGCTCTGCGCCATCTGCCGGGCAATTGCCCCATACTCATTTCTGCTGTCTGCATGGGCATAAAAACAGGCTGGCGTTGCGTGATCGATACTGACGCTGCTGACAATCCCGACTCCGAAGCCGTGATCCCTGGCCGCTTCAGCAATTGTTGTCAGATCAGCACTGTGACGGTCATTACGGGCAATGGTGCCTACCGTCGTTTTATAGCCTGTTGCCATAGCTGTCCCTGCTGCCGCAGAATCCGTAATAGAGCGGTCGAGAGCGTACGTCGTCATCAGTCCCGTTACCGGCATCCTGAGCATGGCTAACCCCCCTTGCTCTCCAGCAAGCGCTTCGCCGAGCGCAACCTGGGCCAGTCCCATACCGTCTCCGATAAAGTAAAAGATGTAGCGGGGAAACGATTGCTGTTGATCTGGCTGGTGCTGCCTGCCATCAGCCGTTGAGCGGCAGGCGGACAAAGCGCTGATCATGAACAGGAGAAACAGAAGATAAGCCGCCCTGCCAGGTCTTCTCATAGGAGTGTTGATTGAGGATGAACATATTTCAATGGGTCCGATAACGACGAAACCCTTACCTGCTCACGGAGGAAGGTCTCCGATCCGAAAGCAGGTAAAAAATAGTGTTTTTCTCTATGACGAAACGGCAAACAATTCGCGTGGACTTCAGTAGAGGAAGGAGATACCGCCGACAACGCCAAAGCTGTCCATACCGAGATTGCGATTGTCGCGAAGTCCGCCGTGGGAAAGATGACGATAGCGATATGCCGCATTCAGGGCCAGTTTCTCGCTGATCTTGTACTGCATTCCCAACCCGAACTGGTTAAGGAAGTTAAAACCGGGATTACGCTGTTCATCGGTCTCAATGCTCAAATACATCGGACCGGAACCGATTTCACCAAAGAGCGAAAAATCGTGAGACACGGGATAGAAATAGCGAAGGAAGACGGTCACGCCGGTTTCAATTCCCGATTCGTGAGCGTTGATTGCATTGACAAATGGGTCGAAGGAGAGCTGCAGAGTGCTTGTGCTGCCCGAAAGGCCGACAGCCCCGGACATATCAAACCCTATGCGCACGTAGAGCGGATAGACATCGAAATCATCCTTGCTGACGATAAGACGTCCGCTGGCATAACCGCCCCCGATGCCGATCTCATTGAGTCGAAAAGAAGAGCGTTCAGGCCCCATCGCATCACGTGCGAAAAGGTCCAGCGAACAGAGTGTCAGCAGAAGCAGAAGAAGAACCGGAGAGAACATGCGTTGCATACAAAGTCAGGATTAGAATTGATAAAACATGTCGAAGTCGTATAGAAGGAAAGAAAAATTATTAAACAGGAAAAAATCGCTGGCTGTCGGCGCCGTCATGCCGCGATCTTCCGCCTGATATAGTCAACAATGATAGCGATCGCTCGCTCTTTTTCACAATCACAGAACATCTGATGCTCCGACCGTTCAAGCCAGACAAGCTCCTTGTCTTCCTCAGGCGTGGCAATGTTGTCGTAGACGATCGAGGCACTTTCAGGCAACACGGTTTTCTCCGCACGGTTATGCAGAATGAGCACGGGGCAGGAAATATCGTGCAGTCTGGAATGGGTAAAGGATATGAGGTCGAAAAAAGAACGAATAGCATCGGTAGGGGCCCACGAGTAGTGGACTCGCGCGCCATCTTCGTCCGGGTCACTGAAGGCAACCTTAAGGTCCCAGTTTCTGACTACCGACTGAAGGATCGGGGTAAGAAAATGAAGAGGACGATCCGGAGCAAGCATCGAAACCAGCCGAATAGCCGGAGCAGCTACGACAACGCCATCAATTCGCTCACGATATTTTGCCGCGAGATTCAACGCGATCAACCCGCCCATACTGTGACCAACGACAAATACCCTGTCAACCGATTGCGATAGTTCGAGAAAGGCAGTTTCGGCATCCTTCATCCAATCCTGCCATGTCACGCCTCTGAGCATTTCCGGTGAATCAGCGCCATGCCCCCGGAGAACGGGAACACTGACCCTGACCCCCATTTCACGTAATGGATCGACGAGACCCATCACGCTTTCCAGCGTGGCGGTAAACCCGTGAATGATCAATACTCCGACAGAAGCAGTCTGCATTGATAGTAGTACTCCTGAAAAACAGATTATGAGGCATGAACGGCTGCTCAGGATGAAAGATACCCTAATCAGCACTAAAAACGCAATAGCCGGTTTTCATCCCGGCACTTCATGATGCCCCCCGTTCAAGATCATAGAGACCGAAAGGTGGTTTTTCTTCAGCGTTTTCGCTATTTTTTCAGAAAACAGCAACACGATCATACGAGTCATGAAAAAAACAGCGTTCCTCTGCCTCGGCGCAGTCATCGGACTGAGCTCATGCTCCGTGGTAAAAACCACCGCAAATACTGCAGCCTCAATAGGCTCCTTTGCCGTCAAGACCGTCGCTTCTCCATTCACCAGCGACGAGATCGAGTCCATTGACGGGCTGAGCCCCGAAGAAGCCGTCCGGCAGGGCAGAGTAAAAAACGCGCCCTACGTCGTTCACGGCAGAACGTATGTACCGATGAGCATGGAGGAAGCACAGAATTACAGCGAAACAGGCATTGCCTCGTGGTACGGCGAAGAAACCAGAAGCAAACCGGGAGGGACAATCACGGCAAACGGCGAATCGTTCCATCCAGACAGGGTCAGCGCTGCCCACAAGTACCTGCCGCTTCCCGTCTATGTCAGGGTCACCAATCTTGAAAACAGAAATTCCATCATTGTGCGCGTCAACGACCGCGGACCGTTTGCACATGAAAGAGTTATCGACCTGAGTGCCGGAGCCGCTAAAAAGCTCGGGTTCTACGATTACGGAACCGCCCGGGTCAAACTGGAAGTAGTCTCGCTGACCGCAGACGCCAAGCCCTGAACAAGAGGATATGCAACAAACCCCCGACTTCTTTCAGCAGGTCTATACCCTCGTCTCGTGCATTCCACCCGGCAAAGTATCGACCTATGGCATCATTGCAGAAAAACTCAGCATCAGGGGTGCCGCAAGGATGGTAGGATGGGCACTGTCGGCTGCTGATCTTGAACATGTTCCCGCACACAGGGTCGTCAACCGCTATGGCGCACTGACGGGAAAGATGCATTTTCTCACGCCTGAAACAATGCGAGACATGCTTGAAGCCGAAGGGGTGGCGTTTCTTGACGACGGAACCGTCGATCTTGAACGTCACCTCTTCGGCTTCGAAGGATAAGCGCCGGAGAGTGCCTCAGCTTTTCTTCATCACCGAAGCGTCTTCCATAAACTTCGTCAAGCCGGCATCGGTCAGTGGATGGCGCACAAGCTGCTTGATAACGCCGAAAGGAATCGTAGCAATATCGGCGCCGGCAAGTGCAGCCTCGACCACATGCTGCGGATGACGAACGCTTGCAACGATCACCTCGGTATGATAGCCATAGTTATCGTAGATAGCGACGATCTGCTCGACCAGTGCCATTCCGTCAGTACTGATATCGTCCAGCCTTCCGATGAAGGGACTGACGTACGTCGCTCCTGCCTTTGCGGCAAGCAGCGCCTGTGAAGGTGAAAAGACAAGGGTCGCATTGGTCCTGATCCCCTCGGACGAAAAGTGACGGATAGCTTTCAGCCCCTCAAGGGTGACAGGGCACTTCACCACCACGTTCTCATGGATCGACGCCAGGTCCTCGCCCTCCCTGATCATCTCCTCTGCCTCAAGCGTCGTCACTTCAGCACTGATCGGACCATCGACAATCTCGCAGATAGCTGCGATATGCTTCTTGAAGTCCTCATAGGTGAAGTTGGCTGGATCGGCAACGATTTTTGCAATGAGGGATGGATTGGTCGTCACCCCGTCAAGCAGCCCCAGTTCTGCTGCAGCTTTGATCTCGTCAAGATTCGCGGTATCAATGAAAAATTTCATGTAAGCTCCTTTTTTCTCTATTATCAGATTCTCGCCTATGCGCGCTTCACAAATAATCCAGTAATGACCGGGCTACTGAAGACGGCTTATTGAAAACAACACTGTGAAACATCATGTTCCCCTGCTCCTGCGGATGGCGCCACTGGTGGTGGCAACATCCACAAAATAGAGAAGTACCGAACATCTTTTTTCAAAAAAAGCTCTTAAGGAAGAATACTTTATTTGCAGTTCAATCTTGACAACTCCTTGTCCTCTCCATTCCGGCAAAGACCGTTCTTTACGAATCAACGCCCTGAAGTTCAGACCTCCTGCAGCACCTGTCCGGTCAATGGCAAAACAGTTTCGAGCGGCTCTCTCATGCACAAAGAATCGTCATTGATTCAAGCCTTCTTTGCCCTTTTCCGATCCATCAATGGCCGGAGGAGCAACAGCTCTGCTCTATCTGCAACTCCCAGACCACATCCTCACCGCGGCGTTCACGGGCTTCACGGATCAGCCGCAGGTTTCTTGCTGTTGTTTCGGGCTCCCAAGGCTCCCTGACATGGGCGAGTGCATTGGCAAGCGCCGCAGCGGCTTCCTCCCGGTTCTTTGCCAAAACGGCAAGCTCAAGAAGCGTAGCATAATCCCAGTAATCCGGTTTACCGCCTGCTATCCTCTGCTTCACAGCATAAGTGACAACCGGCAGTAAATCTTTCTGCCGGGGATCGCGGAGCTCTTTGGTCTCCATGAGCGTTACGGCATTGATACCGGGATACGCATCACGCCAGTCAGCATCAAATCCTTTTACATAAGTTTCAATTGCTTTCACCAGCAACCCTTCAGCAAGTATGCTCTTACCGGATTTCTGCGCCTGTTCCCACCGGTCTTTATACACCCGTCCGAGAATACCGTAGGTTTCACTGCTCGGCCCACGCTTCTCAATCAGCTCAAGCAGCACCCGTTCAGCCTCTTCACCACGGCCAGCGCGGTTGAGTGCAAGACCGAGCTGTTCCTGCACAAGAACCGTAGCCTGCAACGGTAGAGACATTTTTGGCACAAGAGCAATCATCGAATCCCACTCCTTGACTGCACGGTACGACAGAAACAGATCGATGACCACCGCAGATTCAGCATCAGCAACCGGACCAAGCGAAGCTTCAACCTCAGCCACCGCCTCCCTGCCGTTTTTACGCGCTGCAAGAAGCCGTTTTTTCAACTTCTGCGAATATTCCACCCGATCCCTGAACACATCGGTCTTGAGCCTCTGGATATCGGGGAATCCTTCGACAAGCTGGTAGATCGGGCTGTCGATCCTGGCACAGCGGGCATCCTGGAACTTCTCGGCAAGCAATGCCTGCGTATCAGCAAGATCAACAGGCCTGCCGTCATCGCCGAGCCGATATGGTATCGCCCTGAGTGGAGCAACATCAAAGGGCAGTTGTCCTCCCCCTTCAGCAAAGAGAAGGATAGTCGTAGAGGGTCTTACTGCATGCCGCAACCCGAGTTCATAGAAAACATTAGCGTTTGCAGTTGTAAGATCGCACACGGCATATTCGCACAGAATCAGCCTTTCGAACATGGGCTTGTGAATAATGCCCCCGGCCATCTCCTCGTCCGCACGCAAGGGATCAAGACCAGCCTGCATAATAGCGGGACTGATAAGCTCGTCATAGACTGCATCGAAATCAATCAGCAAACCGGATTGGGCTCTCTTCTGAGCAAAAGGCATCAGCACAAAACAAAGCGGCTTTGACATTATCCCTCCTTCTTTTTCAATCATTATTGCACAATCAGATACTTATGGAAAGAAAATCAGGATTGCCCGATTCCAAGAAAAAGGCGGTCAAGCTGATCGTTGAGGCTTCTCAACCCCATAAGATCAGCTACTTTCTTTGCCTGCATGTATGTTGACTCGACTTCCCTTGGCGAAGGACACTCCTCGATATATGCCTTGTAACGCCCCAGCGCAGCTGCACCCTCTCCCTGCATCAGCAGCGCTTCGGCTTCGGTTGCAAAACGCCATTTTTCCGGCTTTGCGGATTTACAGTGGAGCAACACCTTTGCTGCCATTCGGGAAGCATTGGCTTTAGCCTCGGTTCGGGCTGAAGAGTACGCGAGGTCCATGAACGCAATGTTGATGCCATGGTAGAAGGCCTGTGCATGATCTCCAGCTTGTTCTGCTATCTTGTAGGCCTCGGCGTATAACTCCCTTGCCCTCAGAGCATCGGCAGCCCTGCGCTCGACCAGCCAGCGCCGCTTCAGTCTTCCAGCAAGGACGCCCATAGCGTCAGTACTCGATCCCTTGTATTTTTCAAGCAATGCCATAGCATCTTTTGAACGGCCAACGCCTTCCAGCGCAAGGGCAAGCAGGGTCGCCGCATCAGTATCGAGGTCCTCCTGGTGAG
Coding sequences:
- a CDS encoding MGMT family protein; this translates as MQQTPDFFQQVYTLVSCIPPGKVSTYGIIAEKLSIRGAARMVGWALSAADLEHVPAHRVVNRYGALTGKMHFLTPETMRDMLEAEGVAFLDDGTVDLERHLFGFEG
- a CDS encoding alpha/beta hydrolase, whose product is MQTASVGVLIIHGFTATLESVMGLVDPLREMGVRVSVPVLRGHGADSPEMLRGVTWQDWMKDAETAFLELSQSVDRVFVVGHSMGGLIALNLAAKYRERIDGVVVAAPAIRLVSMLAPDRPLHFLTPILQSVVRNWDLKVAFSDPDEDGARVHYSWAPTDAIRSFFDLISFTHSRLHDISCPVLILHNRAEKTVLPESASIVYDNIATPEEDKELVWLERSEHQMFCDCEKERAIAIIVDYIRRKIAA
- a CDS encoding dihydroorotate dehydrogenase-like protein, whose amino-acid sequence is MADLSTTYMGLKLRNPVIAASSGMTDSVEKVTALASAGAGAVVLKSLFEEQIRNESEYAIGANEQMYYYAEAEDYIRDYTRGNDLQKYLDLVADCKAAVDIPVIASLNCVSSSEWTKFASQIQRAGADALELNLFMLPSDPRKQSVQNEAVYFDILKRIQEDVSIAVSAKISYYFSGLANMATRLASSGIGGLVLFNRFFSPDIDIDTFEITSSNVFSSPEDLYLSLRWVAMLSSMVSCDIAASTGIHDSSALIKQLLAGAKAGQIASVLYRQGPGVIAAMLEELEGYMQRHGFADLTQVIGRMSLHNAGNPAAYERVQFMKYFSDIR
- a CDS encoding TRAFs-binding domain-containing protein, translated to MSKPLCFVLMPFAQKRAQSGLLIDFDAVYDELISPAIMQAGLDPLRADEEMAGGIIHKPMFERLILCEYAVCDLTTANANVFYELGLRHAVRPSTTILLFAEGGGQLPFDVAPLRAIPYRLGDDGRPVDLADTQALLAEKFQDARCARIDSPIYQLVEGFPDIQRLKTDVFRDRVEYSQKLKKRLLAARKNGREAVAEVEASLGPVADAESAVVIDLFLSYRAVKEWDSMIALVPKMSLPLQATVLVQEQLGLALNRAGRGEEAERVLLELIEKRGPSSETYGILGRVYKDRWEQAQKSGKSILAEGLLVKAIETYVKGFDADWRDAYPGINAVTLMETKELRDPRQKDLLPVVTYAVKQRIAGGKPDYWDYATLLELAVLAKNREEAAAALANALAHVREPWEPETTARNLRLIREARERRGEDVVWELQIEQSCCSSGH
- the fsa gene encoding fructose-6-phosphate aldolase, which translates into the protein MKFFIDTANLDEIKAAAELGLLDGVTTNPSLIAKIVADPANFTYEDFKKHIAAICEIVDGPISAEVTTLEAEEMIREGEDLASIHENVVVKCPVTLEGLKAIRHFSSEGIRTNATLVFSPSQALLAAKAGATYVSPFIGRLDDISTDGMALVEQIVAIYDNYGYHTEVIVASVRHPQHVVEAALAGADIATIPFGVIKQLVRHPLTDAGLTKFMEDASVMKKS
- a CDS encoding alkaline phosphatase, with translation MRRPGRAAYLLFLLFMISALSACRSTADGRQHQPDQQQSFPRYIFYFIGDGMGLAQVALGEALAGEQGGLAMLRMPVTGLMTTYALDRSITDSAAAGTAMATGYKTTVGTIARNDRHSADLTTIAEAARDHGFGVGIVSSVSIDHATPACFYAHADSRNEYGAIARQMAQSGFDYFGGGYALSALRDDTLDDELRRLMLQKGYTIAAGKEAIEAALPGSRCWAVGAVDSKGALAYEIDRNEEDADLAFFTRYGIRLLDHHRGFFLMVEGGKIDWACHANDGATVSREVKAFDRAIGEALAFYRSHPDETLIIVTADHECGGLALGNNQVRYSGRPSLLDYQQLSLERFSAKVRAWSGSGRVSFPMAMDSLRVYFGLGNIDLDPLLALSPPDSIDLAKAYQACMTSSEELNTYGRSDPFTSSAGALLNRKAGIGWTTGHHTSVPVPVFALGRGQERFGGSYDNTELAKKMMDLCGLSPVAKE
- a CDS encoding septal ring lytic transglycosylase RlpA family protein codes for the protein MKKTAFLCLGAVIGLSSCSVVKTTANTAASIGSFAVKTVASPFTSDEIESIDGLSPEEAVRQGRVKNAPYVVHGRTYVPMSMEEAQNYSETGIASWYGEETRSKPGGTITANGESFHPDRVSAAHKYLPLPVYVRVTNLENRNSIIVRVNDRGPFAHERVIDLSAGAAKKLGFYDYGTARVKLEVVSLTADAKP
- a CDS encoding acyloxyacyl hydrolase, with the translated sequence MQRMFSPVLLLLLLTLCSLDLFARDAMGPERSSFRLNEIGIGGGYASGRLIVSKDDFDVYPLYVRIGFDMSGAVGLSGSTSTLQLSFDPFVNAINAHESGIETGVTVFLRYFYPVSHDFSLFGEIGSGPMYLSIETDEQRNPGFNFLNQFGLGMQYKISEKLALNAAYRYRHLSHGGLRDNRNLGMDSFGVVGGISFLY